The sequence GATTTTTTCGGAAGAGGATTTTCAGTCGTCATGCGCCTCAATGCGACGTTTTATCCGCTGATTGCCATCAGCCTGCGGAATCGGTATATCCTGCGATCCGGGAACCGCAGGTATTGTTCTGACAGGTATGGTTATATCGACATTGAACAGGTAGTCGTTTTTTATCGTAATGGATTTTGACGGTTCTCCCTGCAAGGGGATGCCGTTTACCGAAACGGTTTTAACCTCATAGGCTCCGGAGCGGAGCTCATCGGCACGGTAGTATCCGAATTCGTTTGAGTAGCTGCGCGTGATTTCAGTACCTGATGCGTCGCGTATTTCGATCAGCACGTTCGGAATTGCCTGTCCGTATGTGTCCGTGATTTTACCGGCGATGCCGTATTGTGCATGGACCGGGATGGAGAGATGGGTTACCGAACCGCTTTTAACCTCGACGTTGCGGGTTGCCTGATCGACAACCAGTTCCACAGGAAGGTTTTCCGGATCTACGGATACGTTATAGACTCCCGGGCGGAGGTTGCCGACAAAGAACGATCCGTCGATCTGCCGCTGCTGCATGCTTCTTCCATTGAGCAGAATACTGACGTTGTTGATGTCGGAAGCAGACAATGTGGTTTCGCTTTCGATGGCCAGGGAGCCCGAGATACCGCCTCTTGTTGTACTGACGGCAGTCCGGTTTATGGGATGAAAACTTTTTCCCGACCAGCCGAGGTCCCAGGTGAGTGAGCAGGCGATATATTGCGCAGCTTCCGATGAGGTGTCGATGAAGGAGAGCTCATCGATGTCGAGAGCCTGGGCATTGTTCATGTTGTAGCTGTATCTCAGGGCAAAACGCAGGCCTGCATTGATATATTTGCTCCATGAACCTGAAAAGCCTGCTCTTCCCTGAGAGTAGGCGACTCCGGCTTCAATGAGATCGAAATTGTTGTTTCCCGGGTACCAGTCGAAATAGCAGGTTGTGACGTTGTCTCGGGTTTTCAGGAAATGCTCGCTGGCGACTCTCATTTTCAGCTTTTCGCTGAAATCGTGATTGAAATCCGCACTGATCAGATCGCTTTTATACCCTATTCTCAGATTGGTTGCCGAAGAGAACCTGATTTGCGTTTCATAACTGTAGTTTTCGTCATCATCGGGAGTTGCTGAAATCGCCATCCAGCGAAAAACGTTCCAGTTGAAGCCAGGCAGGAGATATTCTCCAATAAAGGTATCCTCTTCCTTTTCGGATCGGCCGTAAAGCGAAATGTTCATGTTTTTGAACGGCTGCAGCGAGATATTCAAAACATGATTCTCTTTTCTGAGGGAGTTGTCGTTTCCGAAATATTTTTCCTGCATACTGCTCCACAGAGAGCCTCTCCAGTGACGTCCCCAGCCTTCAAGTCTGAATTCGCCGGCATGGCGGTTATTGGATCGGGCCCCAAAGAGTGCGGCTGTCCAGTTTGATCCTGCTGAAACAATCGTGCCGGCGAACAGGTCGGGAGTTCCGGTATCACTGTTGTTCTGTATGCCGGCTTCAACGGTGATTCTGTTATCGAGACCGTACTGGAGGTGTCCGAAAAATGCATCTCCTCCATGATTGGCATCATTGCGATCCAGCAGGTTTCCGGTTCGCCCCGCACCTCCCCTGATGAGCAATTCACCGGACGGAAGTGCACGGCTTGAAATACTCTGCGTGAAGTCAAGGATGGTGACAGGGTTATCGGCCAGAGATCGTTCATAGACATACACCTCGGTTTTTCTCAGATCGCTCGACATTCTGACATTTCGAAAGATGAATTTGCCTTCGAGACTTATTCTCTGC comes from Chlorobium limicola DSM 245 and encodes:
- a CDS encoding carboxypeptidase-like regulatory domain-containing protein → MAFMCSPSRFLTGLFLAALSPCCLFADEKGFSPELSPARSGLAGTTTRIAEKQESVLSGIYINGNESGTINACLENGEYWIPWDFFLEQTRLKTDGTKENKTLYPTSIGIIEFDPGELKTFEKTLCVSFSSLKNIFRVFPSFNQSLYAVVLTIPWQPGAPQKQAVKTTPNADISAPNSSISFIRIESDLLYDFKEKSDTNLLIETGGRLLGGTWDITLEGDPRAEMIPASCHWTTYNRHIAFRAGTGTNELYSLTGSNDFTGAQFGWSNRDILRYLDFDRYNDSETFLALDRSQLRTIEGDGPPAGIAELRLDGKIAARQRISLEGKFIFRNVRMSSDLRKTEVYVYERSLADNPVTILDFTQSISSRALPSGELLIRGGAGRTGNLLDRNDANHGGDAFFGHLQYGLDNRITVEAGIQNNSDTGTPDLFAGTIVSAGSNWTAALFGARSNNRHAGEFRLEGWGRHWRGSLWSSMQEKYFGNDNSLRKENHVLNISLQPFKNMNISLYGRSEKEEDTFIGEYLLPGFNWNVFRWMAISATPDDDENYSYETQIRFSSATNLRIGYKSDLISADFNHDFSEKLKMRVASEHFLKTRDNVTTCYFDWYPGNNNFDLIEAGVAYSQGRAGFSGSWSKYINAGLRFALRYSYNMNNAQALDIDELSFIDTSSEAAQYIACSLTWDLGWSGKSFHPINRTAVSTTRGGISGSLAIESETTLSASDINNVSILLNGRSMQQRQIDGSFFVGNLRPGVYNVSVDPENLPVELVVDQATRNVEVKSGSVTHLSIPVHAQYGIAGKITDTYGQAIPNVLIEIRDASGTEITRSYSNEFGYYRADELRSGAYEVKTVSVNGIPLQGEPSKSITIKNDYLFNVDITIPVRTIPAVPGSQDIPIPQADGNQRIKRRIEAHDD